One Benincasa hispida cultivar B227 chromosome 5, ASM972705v1, whole genome shotgun sequence genomic window carries:
- the LOC120077780 gene encoding aconitate hydratase, cytoplasmic produces MASASASALLRASRTRLFSPSFCSRAFPSGSSPKPSFASTYRSLSASSAFRSVLRWSHRVDWRSPLSLRAQIRATAPAIERLHRKFSSMAAENPFKENLTSLPKPGGGEFGKYYSLPSLNDPRIDKLPYSIRILLESAIRNCDNFQVKKEDVEKIIDWENSSPKQVEIPFKPARVLLQDFTGVPAVVDLACMRDAMNKLGSDSNKINPLVPVDLVIDHSVQVDVARSENAVQANMELEFQRNKERFAFLKWGSNAFQNMLVVPPGSGIVHQVNLEYLGRVVFNTSGLLYPDSVVGTDSHTTMIDGLGVAGWGVGGIEAEAAMLGQPMSMVLPGVVGFKLSGKLRNGVTATDLVLTVTQMLRKHGVVGKFVEFYGDGMEELSLADRATIANMSPEYGATMGFFPVDHVTLQYLKLTGRSDETVSMIEAYLRANKMFVDYNEPQQERVYSSYLQLDLADVEPCISGPKRPHDRVPLKEMKSDWHACLDNKVGFKGFAIPKEAQEKVAKFSFHGQPAELKHGSVVIAAITSCTNTSNPSVMLGAALVAKKACELGLQVKPWVKTSLAPGSGVVTKYLLKSGLQPYLNQQGFHIVGYGCTTCIGNSGDLDESVSAAISENDIVAAAVLSGNRNFEGRVHPLTRANYLASPPLVVAYALAGTVDIDFEKEPIGKGKDGKDVYFRDIWPSTEEIAEVVQSSVLPDMFRSTYESITKGNPMWNQLSVPDGTLYSWDPKSTYIHEPPYFKNMTMDSPGPHGVKDAYCLLNFGDSITTDHISPAGSIHKDSPAAKYLLERGVDRKDFNSYGSRRGNDEVMARGTFANIRLVNKLLNGEVGPKTVHVPTGEKLYVFEAAERYKSAGQDTIVLAGAEYGSGSSRDWAAKGPMLLGVKAVIAKSFERIHRSNLVGMGIIPLCFKSGEDADSLGLTGHERYSIDLPNNISEIRPGQDVTVTTDSGKSFTCTVRFDTEVELAYFNHGGILPYVIRNLIKQ; encoded by the exons ATGGCTTCGGCCTCAGCGTCTGCGCTGCTCAGAGCTTCAAGAACGAGGCTATTTTCGCCTTCTTTTTGCTCCAGAGCTTTTCCCTCTGGTTCTTCTCCCAAGCCTTCCTTCGCTTCTACTTACAGATCTCTCTCTGCTTCCTCTGCCTTTCGATCGGTTCTTCGCTGGAGCCACCGTGTCGATTGGCGTTCTCCTCTCAGTCTTCGTGCTCAGATCAGAGCCACTGCTCCCGCGATTGAACGTCTTCACCGCAAGTTCTCTTCCATGG CTGCTGAAAATCCTTTCAAGGAGAATTTAACGAGTCTTCCTAAGCCTGGAGGTGGAGAATTTGGGAAGTATTACAGTCTACCGTCTTTGAATGATCCGAGAATTG ATAAGTTGCCTTACTCCATCAGAATATTACTCGAATCTGCAATTCGAAACTGTGATAATTTCCAAGTGAAAAAGGAAGATGTCGAGAAAATTATTGATTGGGAAAATAGCTCCCCAAAACAAGTTGAAATTCCTTTCAAACCTGCTCGTGTCTTACTTCAG GATTTTACCGGGGTGCCAGCGGTTGTTGATCTTGCTTGTATGCGTGATGCCATGAACAAACTGGGTAGTGATTCCAATAAAATAAATCCCCTG GTTCCCGTAGACCTTGTGATCGATCATTCAGTTCAAGTTGATGTAGCTAGATCAGAAAATGCAGTTCAGGCCAATATGGAGCTTGAATTCCAAAGGAACAAGGAAAGATTTGCTTTCCTAAAATGGGGGTCTAATGCATTCCAGAATATGCTGGTTGTTCCTCCTGGGTCTGGTATTGTGCATCAG GTCAATCTGGAATATCTTGGAAGAGTGGTTTTCAACACCAGTGGCCTGCTCTACCCTGATAGTGTTGTTGGAACTGATTCTCACACAACAATGATTGATGGTTTGGGGGTTGCTGGTTGGGGTGTTGGAGGTATTGAGGCAGAGGCTGCGATGCTTGGACAG CCAATGAGCATGGTATTGCCTGGTGTTGTTGGGTTCAAGTTATCTGGAAAGTTACGAAATGGGGTCACTGCTACGGACTTGGTTTTGACTGTGACACAAATGTTGCGGAAGCATGGCGTTGTTGGCAAATTTGTTGAGTTCTATG GGGATGGCATGGAGGAACTATCGTTAGCTGACCGAGCTACGATCGCAAATATGTCTCCTGAGTATGGTGCAACGATGGGCTTCTTTCCGGTGGATCATGTTACCTTGCAATATCTCAAGCTAACTGGAAGAAGTGATGAAACC GTGTCAATGATTGAAGCTTATCTCCGGgcaaataaaatgtttgtggACTATAATGAG CCTCAACAAGAAAGAGTGTATTCATCTTACCTACAATTAGACCTTGCAGATGTCGAGCCATGCATTTCAGGACCAAAAAG ACCTCATGATCGTGTGCCTTTGAAGGAGATGAAGTCTGATTGGCATGCTTGCCTTGATAACAAAGTTGGGTTTAAG GGATTTGCTATACCAAAAGAAGCACAGGAAAAAGTGGCGAAGTTTTCATTCCATGGACAGCCAGCTGAGCTTAAACATGGCAGTGTTGTTATTGCAGCCATAACAAGCTGTACCAATACGTCAAACCCTAGTGTTATGTTAGGGGCTGCTCTTGTAGCGAAAAAGGCTTGTGAACTTGGTTTACAG GTCAAGCCATGGGTGAAAACAAGTCTTGCACCAGGTTCTGGAGTTGTGACAAAATACTTGCTGAAGAG TGGACTACAGCCATATCTAAATCAGCAGGGCTTCCATATAGTTGGCTATGGTTGTACAACCTGTATCGGGAATTCTGGGGATCTGGATGAATCAGTATCTGCTGCTATATCTGAGAACG ATATTGTTGCAGCTGCTGTGCTCTCTGGGAACCGGAATTTTGAGGGTCGTGTTCATCCACTGACCAGAGCAAACTACCTTGCTTCACCTCCCTTGGTTGTAGCTTATGCCTTGGCTGGCACG GTTGATATCGACTTTGAGAAGGAACCAATTGGAAAAGGGAAGGATGGAAAGGATGTCTATTTCAGAGATATCTGGCCTTCTACAGAAGAAATAGCCGAG gTTGTTCAATCTAGTGTATTGCCCGACATGTTCAGAAGTACTTATGAATCAATTACTAAAGGAAACCCAATGTGGAACCAACTTTCAGTACCTGATGGCACCCTGTACTCATGGGACCCCAAGTCCACCTATATTCATGAGCCACCCTACTTCAAGAATATGACCATGGACTCCCCGGGACCACATGGCGTTAAGGATGCTTACTGCCTATTGAACTTTGGAGATAGTATCACTACAGACCACATTTCCCCTGCAGGAAGCATCCACAAGGACAGTCCTGCGGCAAAATACCTTCTTGAGCGTGGAGTGGATCGCAAGGATTTCAATTCTTATGGAAGTAGGCGAGGAAATGATGAGGTGATGGCAAGGGGTACGTTTGCCAACATCCGCCTTGTTAACAAGCTTTTGAATGGTGAAGTGGGCCCGAAGACCGTTCATGTTCCCACCGGAGAGAAACTTTATGTCTTTGAAGCAGCAGAA AGATACAAGTCAGCTGGTCAAGACACCATTGTGCTGGCTGGGGCTGAGTATGGAAGTGGAAGCTCTCGGGATTGGGCTGCCAAGGGCCCAATGTTGTTG GGAGTTAAAGCAGTTATTGCGAAAAGCTTTGAGAGAATTCATCGTAGTAACTTGGTAGGAATGGGTATCATTCCACTATGTTTCAAGTCTGGTGAGGATGCCGATTCACTTGGATTGACTGGACATGAGCGTTACTCAATTGACCTTCCGAACAACATCAGTGAGATAAGGCCTGGCCAAGACGTGACCGTCACCACTGATTCTGGCAAATCTTTCACCTGCACTGTTCGCTTTGACACTGAg GTGGAGCTGGCCTATTTCAACCATGGTGGTATCCTTCCATACGTTATTAGGAATCTCATTAAGCAATGA